The Methanothrix sp. region ATGCTCAAAGGCATGCCACGTGATGAGCGGCGGGCCAGAGCGATTCAGCTGCTGGAGTCGGTTGGCGTGGTGCACAGGGCGGATTTCAGCCCGCTCAACATCTCCGGAGGAGAGAGGCAGAGGGTCGCGATAGCCCGGGCGCTTGCAAACAACCCTGAGATCATAATCGCTGACGAACCAACAGGGAATCTCGATCTCAAAAGCACAGAGGAGGTAATGGATATTCTGAGCGGTCTGAACAGAGAAGGCCGGACGATCATAATGGTCACACACAACCCTGAGATCACAAAGTACTGCAATCGAGTTATACGAATGAGGGACGGCAGAATACTGGATCAGTCATCGATGGAGGAATCACCATGAGATTTCCAATGTGGACGATATCATTGCTGCTCATCATCTCAGTCGCATGCGCTTACCTGTATCACATGCCGGTGAACATACAACCGACCGTGGATCCGGCTGTCCTCATGCCTGGGGATGACGCAGTGATCGCCATAGAGCTGGAGAACGGCGCAGCCAGCTACGGCGCCGGCGGGGAATCTGTCGCCGGGACATCAGCCCACAGCACGCTCATCTCGACCCCGCTCAATGCCACAAGGCTCACAGGCACTGATATGATCGAGGTTCTCACAGGGGATTACCGTAACCTAGGGATGATCGGCCCAACAGACAGGATCACGATCTACTACAAGATCAGGGCTTCCGGGAACGCCACGATGGGTACGCATCTTCTTGATTTCGAGGTGCAGGGTGGTTACGATGGCATAACGATCCACAGAACGATACCTGTGAAGGTGGATCCAGCAGCAGTCACACTGACTCGAGCAGAGGATACGACCATGGGCAGCATCAATCTCAACGTTGCCAACCCGCGCGAGAATACTGTGAACGCTGTTACAATAATTCCATCTGCGAGGGGCGTCAGGTTCTCGCCCGAGGAGTACTACATAGGCACCATGGACCCTGACGAGGTCTTCACGATAAGCTTCAAGGTAAATCCCTTGGGGCAGACAGAGCTTAATGCGCCCATCAACCTGAGCTTTGTGGCGCGGTTCAAGAACGGCGAGACCTGGCATGAGTCTGAGGCATATGTGACGCGATACTCACCGCCTCGAGTAGAGCCTAAACGGAACAACCTTTTCCTCGCAGGCGTGGCGGTTCTGCTCCTGATACCGGCTGCTTACATCTACAGGCGGAAGAGGCTGAAAGTTTAGGATCTGGAGCTGCAACATGAAGCTTTACGACATCCTGGATCTGATATCTATAGGATTCAAGGCAGATCGCTTCAAGACGCTGATGTCCAGCCTTGGAATAATAATAGGGGTTATGGCCATAGTGGTCATGCTCTCTGTTGGCGAGGGGCTGTACTCCGGCGTCTCATCACAGTTCAGCACACTGGACCTCGATGTCATACATGTGATCCCGGGCAGATTCAGCTTCGGAGGACCGCCAGCCAGGAGCCCTGAGGAGCCAGCAAAGTTCACAGACAAGGACACGAAGCTCCTGGAGAACATTCCTGGAGTGAGAAATGTGGCTCCCCAGACATCTGCAGGTGTGATAATCGGCTTCAGGAATACAAACGCCTCCGCCACCCTGGTCGGGGTCGATCCGGAAAAGGAGCACGATCTCAAATCGAAGATCTCTCAGGGGAGATTTCTCACAGAATCCGACTACACATCGATTGTAATAGGCAGCGGCGTCGCCGATGGACTCTTCAGAATGAGGATCTCGCCGGGAAACAGGATCCGTATATACTACGAGGACAATTACATGGACTTCAGGGTTGTGGGGGTCCTCAGAGAGGAGGAGTCATCCGGAATCAGAGTGGGTAACATCAACACCCAGATGTATGTCACACACAGGGCCATGAAGGAGCTTCTCGGGAGGGAGAACTACTACTACGGAACTTTCCAGGTCACGGTCGACGATCCTGAGAGCATCGATGATGTGGTCGACCGGATAAAGCTTGATCTGAAGAGGTATCACAGGGACGAGGCATATGATGCGACGACACCGAGGGATATGCTCTCCTCCCTGATGAGCATACTGAGCATGATCAAGTATGCGCTTGCTGGAATAGGCGCGATATCGCTTGTCGTTGGCGGTATAGGCATCGCAAATGTGATGATGCTCACCGTGAAGGAGAGGATTCGGGAGATAGGGGTAATGAAGGCCCTCGGCGCAACAACGCGGGATATCCGCATTCAGTATCTCCTGGAGGCCGGCCTGCTGGGGGTGGTCAGCAGCATCATCGGGATAGTGCTAGGCATCGTCGTATCATCTGCCATAGGATCTCTTGCAGGTCTGCCTTCCGCCATAAGGATACAGTCGATGCTCACAGGGATGCTTTTCGGAGCCGTCTCCACAGTAATAGCAGGAGTTTATCCTGCCAACAGGGCCGCCATGCTGGATCCGATCGAGGCTCTGCGGAGCGAGTGAGTGCAAGGAGTTGAGCCACCTGAAGCACATAAAGGTACACGCATACGTATCATTACAATATCCGTGTAAATTAACGTAATTCGTGTGAGATCAGCATCTCTTTTGACATCGAAAACCATTTCTACGTATTGAAGCAAGTAGACCCAGAAGAGCAGCGCATGTGAAGGCAGTATGAATCAAACGTCCAGGCTGTTGATCAGAGCTGCAAAGGTCCTCTGGATTTGCGTCCTATTTTTGCTCGTAATGAGCAGTGCCGCTCTATCAGCTGATGAGAACAGGTCTCTCGTTCTGAACGTTTACCTCGACTGGACCGGCAAGGCGCTCATAACCGGGTACGCGGACAGCATTGAGGGGCTTCCATTTCTGAGATCATCCCAGTACACCTACGATAACTCCACATCCCAGCTCTATGCCCTCACAAACACGCTCACATCCAAGGCTGGAGATGCATGGACCCTTCAGATCCAGTCTTATGGATCATACGAGCGGTACAGCATGATGCTATACCTTCCAGGAGACGCGATGCTCAGCAGCATAAGCCCTTCAGATGGCCTGAGCTATCTTGTATCATCCACAAACCAGTCGTTAGCTGTCGATCTTCAGGGATACGATCTGGTGGATCCTTCTGTTCTGGTCGAATACAGGCAGCCGCTCCTGGCAGGCTCGAACGCATCATCGGTAAATGCATCTCTGCCGCCAGGAAGGAAGAGCCAGGCGTATTTTGCAGCGGCAGCATCTGCTCTGCTCATCGCATGTGGCAGTGCCTTCTTGATCCTGAGAAGAAGGATGGGGTCGCAGGTAGTACCATCGCAACATGAGCCACAGGCAATCAGCCCGCAGGATATCCAGCGGATGGAATCGGATGGATCGCTCCGCTCTGAGCGCGCTTCCGAGGGTGAGTTTCACGATGTCGCGATGGATGCTGATCAGCCTCAGGATGCCACCAGAATTCCCTTCATTCCGGGCTCTGAGCCGATAGAGATAACAAGAGAGATGGCCGCGGTGATAGAGACTCTGACCAGCAGGGAGAAGGCCGTCATAGAGACGCTTCTGAAGAGGAGCGGGCGGATGACCCAGGCGGATCTTCGATACGAGACCGGCATACCGAAGTCGTCATTGAGCGGCATCCTGAACTCTCTGGAGAGGAGAAAGCTGATAAAGAAGAGGGAATGGGGTAGAACAAACGTTATAGAGATTGCAGAGTGGTTTGTTTCTGGAAAGGAACAATCCTGAACATTTCTGGTCTGAAAATACCGACTATATGGACGTTCGTCCTGCATGCCTCTTTTATATCGTTCAGACAGAGCAGATCCTGCCCGAGAGGGCGAGGTGATGATGTGTCAGGACTGAAGATTATGGGTGTGCTGGCGCTCGCAGCGCTTCTTGCTGTGCCAGCGATGTCCATGCATGATGGCATGCGTGGCAGATTTTATGATCGAGGGTATGGCCCTGAGGTGGGGCCTGGCGGCGTCTGGCTCCTCATGGATGACCTCACGCAGGAGGATCTCGACAACATGACGCTTGCGGAGATCAGGGAGCTCAGGGAGACGAAGAGAGCCGAGCTGGAGAACATGACTTTGGCGGAGATCAGAGAGCTGAGGGAGAAGAAGATAGCGGAGATGAACAACACGACGCTCGCGGAGATGAGGGGAAAATACATGGAGTGCCCCTACTGGCCCATGGGCGGAGCTCAGGGTCCGAGGGCCGGAGCGCCAGGTGCAGGCCGTGGCTGTGATGGACGCGGTCTCGGCATTGCTCCATTCGGAGGTCTATGGATGCTCATGGATGACCTCACGCAGGAGGATCTCGACAACATGACGCTTGCGGAGATCAGGGAGCTCAGGGAGAAGAAGAGAGCCGAGCTGGAGAACATGACTTTGACGGAGATCAGAGAGCTGAGGGAGAAGAAGATAGCGGAGATGAACAACACGACGCTCGCGGAGACGAGAGGAAAATACATGGAGTGTCCCTACTGGCCCATGGGCGGAGCTCAGGGTCCCAGAGGTATGGGATACGGAAAGATGCAGAGATGACTATGGTATGGGGTTCCCCTGCAGGATCGGCTGGCCTTCAGCAGGCCAGCAATCCTGATAACCTTTATGTAATGCATATCGCACTGCATATTTATCCATGCAACTGCAGCAGATCTTTGCATCTCAGCCGGAGCATCTGGGCGTGGTGTGATTGATGCATAAACTGGCAGTAGCCATGATCGTTGGATTCATTGTTATCGGCTCATCCTCTTGCATTCCATTCTCAGGCTCGCTGAGCAGGGATGCCCCTCCGGATATGCCTTCACCGGATCCTCCGCAGGAGCTGGACGTGCTGCGTCATGGGATGTGCATGCAGGAGGGCTGCATGATCCCGATGCTACACTACCGTGGGTTCGCCCTGCGCGAAAACGTATCCTCCATGCTGAGCATCTGGATCGAGGGCATGAGGGAGGTGGATCCGGCAAAAGCGAGGGAGCTGCTCTCATCGAACATGAGCCTGGAGGAGATACAGGCAGAGATCAGCAAGGGCAACATCACGTACAGAGGCGTTCTCCGGGTCGCGCAGGATGTTTACCAGCTGAGAGGGATCGCTCTCTCGCAATCGGGAAATATAACCAGAATAGATGCGGAGCTGGCCAGAATCAGGTTCGGAGACGCAGGAGCCGGGGAAGGAGCTGAAGCTGGTGAGGTAGCTGGTGACATAAGTCTCACGATCGACGACGATCTGCAGCTCGGCAAGGGCAGCATGAGGATCAACGCGGGCAGCGCGAGGGGCAGCTACAGCATCATCCTCGAGACTGTTCCGGAGGGAATGAGAAGGGGCTGGCATCATCAGGCTCCTCGCGCTTGACAGTCCAGACAACCAAACCGGAAATTGCAGGCTTGCAGACGATGTACCCGAAAATAACATCGTAAGAGAATCAATTTCTTCCGCATGGGTGACCCTGCGTCATGAGCATTTTCTGTTGGTGCTGGGCTGTTGCAAAGCACGGCAATCTGCTTCCAGAACTCACATCACTGTTACACACTCCCAAAAGCACAGCGTCAATCCCATTAATGAGATCGTCGGGATCCGAGTTAAACTTTTTTGATACATAATCAAGTAATCTTTATATATCTGTTACGCGGATCAGGGCTCATGCACATCATGGAGGGGTTTCTCCCGCATCCCTGGTGGGAGATCTGGTTTGCAGCATCGCTTCCCTTCGTGGCCTACGGGGTGAGCAGGATTGGCAGGATGGCGCGCGAGCGGCGCGAGACGATGCCGCTCCTGGCGGTAGCCGGCGCCTTCATATTCGTGCTCTCTTCCCTGAAGCTCCCCTCTGTCACAGGGAGCTGTTCGCATCCCACAGGCACCGGGATAGGCGCCATACTCTTTGGGCCTTGGATAACATCCGTCCTTTCCACAATCGTTCTCCTATACCAGGCGCTTTTTCTGGCACATGGAGGTCTGAGCACGCTCGGGGCGAACGTCTTCTCCATGGGGATTGCCGGGCCTGTCGTGGGTTATCTGGTTTACAGAGCGACGCAGAGGTTCAATCTCTACCTTGCGGTCTTCCTGGCAGCTGCGCTGGCAGATCTCGCGACATACATCGTGACATCGCTGCAGCTCGCGCTTGCGTTTCCGGCTGCTGATGGTGGTGTTCTTCTGTCACTGAAGGCGTTTGCTGCTGTGTTTGCGATCACACAGGTGCCGCTGGCGGTCATAGAGGGTGTGGTCTCGGCTCTGATGTTCAAGTACATACTCCAGGCGAGGAGCGAGGTTCTGCTGAGGCTCAATGTGGTATCAAAAATGGATCTGGTGAGGCTGCAGGGGGGATGATATGAGAGGAGAGCTCATAGCACTCGCATCGATACTGATCTTCTTCGTGGCATTCCTATGGACCAGTCAGAGCGGTCTGCACGAATGGGAGGGCGCTGATTCGAAGGCTGAGGGTGTGATAGAGGAGCTGACAGGCGGAAGCTATACCCCATGGCTGAAGCCGCTCTGGGAGCCGCCAAGCGGCGAGATCGAGAGCCTATTCTTCAGCCTCCAGGCAGCGATCGGCGGCCTGGTCATAGGATACTTCCTGGGGTACTACAGAAGGAA contains the following coding sequences:
- a CDS encoding helix-turn-helix domain-containing protein encodes the protein MNQTSRLLIRAAKVLWICVLFLLVMSSAALSADENRSLVLNVYLDWTGKALITGYADSIEGLPFLRSSQYTYDNSTSQLYALTNTLTSKAGDAWTLQIQSYGSYERYSMMLYLPGDAMLSSISPSDGLSYLVSSTNQSLAVDLQGYDLVDPSVLVEYRQPLLAGSNASSVNASLPPGRKSQAYFAAAASALLIACGSAFLILRRRMGSQVVPSQHEPQAISPQDIQRMESDGSLRSERASEGEFHDVAMDADQPQDATRIPFIPGSEPIEITREMAAVIETLTSREKAVIETLLKRSGRMTQADLRYETGIPKSSLSGILNSLERRKLIKKREWGRTNVIEIAEWFVSGKEQS
- a CDS encoding energy-coupling factor ABC transporter permease, translating into MHIMEGFLPHPWWEIWFAASLPFVAYGVSRIGRMARERRETMPLLAVAGAFIFVLSSLKLPSVTGSCSHPTGTGIGAILFGPWITSVLSTIVLLYQALFLAHGGLSTLGANVFSMGIAGPVVGYLVYRATQRFNLYLAVFLAAALADLATYIVTSLQLALAFPAADGGVLLSLKAFAAVFAITQVPLAVIEGVVSALMFKYILQARSEVLLRLNVVSKMDLVRLQGG
- a CDS encoding energy-coupling factor ABC transporter substrate-binding protein, encoding MRGELIALASILIFFVAFLWTSQSGLHEWEGADSKAEGVIEELTGGSYTPWLKPLWEPPSGEIESLFFSLQAAIGGLVIGYFLGYYRRNAGDGN
- a CDS encoding ABC transporter ATP-binding protein, which codes for MRVISLSDIRKTYITGDAELPVLKGINLSIESGDFLALMGPSGSGKSTLMNIIGCLDRPTAGTYTLLDQDVSRASEEELAMIRRDRIGFIFQAFNLIGRISVLKNVELPMMLKGMPRDERRARAIQLLESVGVVHRADFSPLNISGGERQRVAIARALANNPEIIIADEPTGNLDLKSTEEVMDILSGLNREGRTIIMVTHNPEITKYCNRVIRMRDGRILDQSSMEESP
- a CDS encoding ABC transporter permease is translated as MKLYDILDLISIGFKADRFKTLMSSLGIIIGVMAIVVMLSVGEGLYSGVSSQFSTLDLDVIHVIPGRFSFGGPPARSPEEPAKFTDKDTKLLENIPGVRNVAPQTSAGVIIGFRNTNASATLVGVDPEKEHDLKSKISQGRFLTESDYTSIVIGSGVADGLFRMRISPGNRIRIYYEDNYMDFRVVGVLREEESSGIRVGNINTQMYVTHRAMKELLGRENYYYGTFQVTVDDPESIDDVVDRIKLDLKRYHRDEAYDATTPRDMLSSLMSILSMIKYALAGIGAISLVVGGIGIANVMMLTVKERIREIGVMKALGATTRDIRIQYLLEAGLLGVVSSIIGIVLGIVVSSAIGSLAGLPSAIRIQSMLTGMLFGAVSTVIAGVYPANRAAMLDPIEALRSE